From a region of the Anoplopoma fimbria isolate UVic2021 breed Golden Eagle Sablefish chromosome 16, Afim_UVic_2022, whole genome shotgun sequence genome:
- the ndufv3 gene encoding fibrous sheath CABYR-binding protein, translating to MATSLLRLGRLGSLKCLQLENRGVLRSRPAAWFCTEAEEPAKPVKKTKAKSKTEAPEQRATLLAYKTTVAFPSRLSEPGVFPTHTLGVAEPVASPTATADTIVAAAPVTATSEPVVAEPEAAEAPAAHPDVVHVIADTALPVVDTAPPAAEPLVDANSKTSAPDDTLLPAASASSEPGDPAGDRSSSSSSSDSDSDSDSDSDSEGEKSDVKTETKTSPQEVSESTVKEQAGVQEDQLEVNEDTNEAKMEVPPEPEATPACADEDPQEAPPAAVTAPTEAAQATVEASSVRSEELVDPAPEICTATKDAVTSQEVSAEAPVEPTTKDVASHAILDAQVIEPASSEKAQTDAPVETTESASAEAPTKAAPVEAADEAAGEPVEVAGEAATVFSAPVESTEELVDHAPVEAGAAPEEDVAAPVEAAAEPVVVSAETAAEVSAPVESTEELVDPAPVVAEAAGEELQADAPVEPVEPFEEAAAAAPQEPEEPFDNSTYKNLQHHNYTPYTFADLDVEMAKFRLPQPSSVRH from the exons ATGGCGACCTCTTTGCTGCGGTTAGGGAGACTTGGTTCCCTCAAG TGTCTCCAGCTGGAGAACCGGGGCGTCCTGAGGAGTCGCCCGGCTGCTTGGTTCTGCACTGAGGCTGAAGAGCCTGCAAAGCCAGTGAAAAAGACCAAGGCTAAAAGCAAGA CAGAGGCTCCAGAACAGAGAGCAACCTTGCTAGCCTATAAGACAACAGTTGCCTTCCCATCTAGACTTTCAGAGCCTGGAGTTTTCCCAACACACACTCTAGGTGTAGCTGAACCAGTGGCCAGCCCCACGGCCACCGCAGACACTATTGTAGCTGCAGCACCTGTCACTGCTACCAGTGAACCAGTTGTAGCTGAGCCAGAAGCAGCAGAGGCTCCAGCTGCTCACCCAGATGTTGTACATGTTATTGCTGACACAGCTCTACCTGTAGTTGATACCGCTCCCCCAGCTGCTGAGCCCCTAGTTGATGCAAATAGTAAAACCTCAGCACCAGACGACACTCTACTCCCAGCCGCCTCAGCCTCCTCTGAGCCTGGTGATCCAGCAGGTGACAGatcatcctcctcatcatccagcgattcagactcagactcagactcagactcagacTCTGAGGGGGAGAAGTCAGATGTAAAGACCGAAACCAAGACCTCACCACAAGAGGTGTCAGAATCCACTGTGAAAGAACAAGCAGGAGTCCAGGAAGACCAATTAGAGGTCAATGAAGACACTAATGAAGCTAAGATGGAAGTTCCACCAGAACCTGAAGCTACTCCAGCTTGTGCTGATGAGGATCCACAGGAAGCCCCTCCAGCAGCAGTAACAGCCCCCACAGAAGCAGCTCAAGCTACCGTTGAGGCATCCAGCGTTCGCTCTGAGGAGTTAGTGGACCCCGCTCCTGAGATCTGCACTGCCACCAAAGACGCTGTGACCAGCCAGGAAGTTTCAGCTGAAGCTCCAGTGGAACCCACTACAAAAGACGTTGCATCTCATGCCATCCTTGACGCCCAAGTGATCGAGCCTGCATCTTCGGAAAAAGCCCAGACTGATGCTCCAGTAGAAACCACAGAGAGTGCCTCTGCTGAAGCCCCCACAAAAGCTGCACCCGTAGAAGCTGCTGATGAAGCGGCTGGAGAGCCTGTTGAAGTGGCTGGCGAGGCTGCCACGGTATTTTCTGCCCCAGTGGAGAGCACTGAGGAGCTGGTGGATCATGCCCCAGTAGAGGCTGGAGCTGCTCCAGAAGAAGATGTAGCTGCCCCTGTtgaagctgctgctgagccTGTCGTTGTGTCTGCTGAGACTGCAGCTGAAGTTTCTGCCCCAGTGGAGAGCACTGAGGAGCTGGTGGACCCCGCTCCAGTGGTCGCTGAAGCTGCAGGGGAGGAACTGCAGGCGGACGCCCCAGTTGAACCAGTTGAACCGTTTGAGG AGGCTGCAGCAGCGGCACCTCAAGAGCCCGAGGAGCCTTTTGACAACAGCACTTATAAAAACTTGCAGCACCACAACTACACCCCCTACACATTTGCCGACCTGGATGTAGAGATGGCCAAGTTTCGTCTACCGCAGCCATCCTCCGTCAGACACTAG
- the pknox1.1 gene encoding homeobox protein PKNOX1.1 isoform X1, with translation MAAQSVSMDKYPKGEQQMQGVVKVDGDSEQKFIEGTLAEAPSPIPTEPQTPMDADKASIYRHPLFPLLALLFEKCEQSTLSSDCITSASFDVDIENFVRSQEKEGKPFFSEDPELDNLMVKAIQVLRIHLLELEKVSDLCKDFCSRYIACLKTKMNSETLLSGDPGSPYSPIQGQVQGFSPTKTLVWTTPSSISGTISPQGQIVVPASALQQGNVTVTAVNPTQVVAGMSPWHTTAPSGGTVYQPVTVVTPQGQVVTQALSPGTIRVQNNQLQLQFHQDLNLFNHDDNSTKNKRGVLPKHATNVMRSWLFQHIGHPYPTEDEKKQIATQTNLTLLQVNNWFINARRRILQPMLDASSSETPKAKKKTPQNRPLQRFWPDSIATGGGNQQQVTMPDGTMVTMNMEGLQSLTSDGATLAVQQVMLGGHSEDESGDSGDEDDDTDMAGLGLDNSDSLQ, from the exons ATGGCAGCCCAGTCGGTTTCCATGGACAAGTACCCAAAGGGAGAGCAGCAG atGCAAGGTGTAGTAAAGGTAGACGGCGATTCCGAGCAGAAGTTTATTGAGGGGACGTTGGCAGAGGCGCCCAGCCCGATACCCACAGAGCCACAGACACCCATGGATGCGGACAAAGCCTCCATATATCG GCATCCCCTGTTCCCTCTCTTGGCCCTGCTGTTTGAGAAGTGTGAACAGTCCACGCTGAGCTCTGATTGCATCACCTCGGCCAGCTTTGACGTGGACATTGAGAACTTTGTCCGCAGTCAGGAGAAGGAAGGCAAACCCTTCTTCAGCGAGGACCCTGAACTTGACAACTTG ATGGTGAAAGCCATCCAGGTGCTGCGGATCCACCTGCTCGAGCTGGAGAAGGTGAGTGACCTGTGTAAGGACTTCTGCAGCCGCTACATCGCCTGCCTCAAGACTAAGATGAACAGCGAGACTCTGCTGAGTGGAGATCCAGGGAGCCCCTACTCCCCCATACAAGGCCAGGTTCAGGGCTTTTCCCCCACCAAGACTCTGGTATGGACT ACCCCCAGCTCCATCTCAGGGACTATCAGTCCTCAGGGTCAAATTGTGGTGCCAGCGTCAGCTCTGCAGCAAGGGAACGTTACAGTGACAGCAGTCAACCCCACCCAGGTGGTCGCAGGTATGTCGCCATGGCATACAACCGCTCCCTCAG GTGGCACGGTGTATCAGCCTGTTACAGTCGTCACTCCTCAGGGCCAGGTGGTAACACAGGCTCTATCTCCTGGGACAATACGCGTCCAAAACAATCAG ctgcagctgcagtttCACCAGGACCTGAACCTCTTTAATCACGACGACAACTCAACTAAGAACAAACGCGGCGTTCTACCCAAACACGCCACTAATGTCATGCGCTCGTGGCTCTTCCAGCACATCGGG CACCCATATCCAACAGAGGATGAAAAGAAACAGATCGCCACTCAGACAAACCTGACACTTCTGCAAGTCAACAACTG GTTTATAAATGCACGGAGGCGGATCCTGCAGCCCATGTTGGACGCCAGCTCCTCGGAGACCCCAAAAGCCAAGAAGAAGACCCCACAAAACCGGCCACTGCAGCGCTTCTGGCCGGACTCCATCGCCACTGGGGGAGGCAACCAGCAGCAAGTGACCATGCCTGACG GCACCATGGTGACGATGAACATGGAGGGTCTGCAGAGCTTGACGTCAGACGGCGCCACACTGGCGGTACAGCAGGTGATGCTGGGAGGCCACAGTGAAGACGAGTCGGGGGACAGCGGAGATGAGGACGATGACACGGACATGGCCGGGCTGGGCCTGGACAACAGCGACTCATTGCAGTAG
- the pknox1.1 gene encoding homeobox protein PKNOX1.1 isoform X2, with protein MAAQSVSMDKYPKGEQQMQGVVKVDGDSEQKFIEGTLAEAPSPIPTEPQTPMDADKASIYRHPLFPLLALLFEKCEQSTLSSDCITSASFDVDIENFVRSQEKEGKPFFSEDPELDNLMVKAIQVLRIHLLELEKVSDLCKDFCSRYIACLKTKMNSETLLSGDPGSPYSPIQGQVQGFSPTKTLTPSSISGTISPQGQIVVPASALQQGNVTVTAVNPTQVVAGMSPWHTTAPSGGTVYQPVTVVTPQGQVVTQALSPGTIRVQNNQLQLQFHQDLNLFNHDDNSTKNKRGVLPKHATNVMRSWLFQHIGHPYPTEDEKKQIATQTNLTLLQVNNWFINARRRILQPMLDASSSETPKAKKKTPQNRPLQRFWPDSIATGGGNQQQVTMPDGTMVTMNMEGLQSLTSDGATLAVQQVMLGGHSEDESGDSGDEDDDTDMAGLGLDNSDSLQ; from the exons ATGGCAGCCCAGTCGGTTTCCATGGACAAGTACCCAAAGGGAGAGCAGCAG atGCAAGGTGTAGTAAAGGTAGACGGCGATTCCGAGCAGAAGTTTATTGAGGGGACGTTGGCAGAGGCGCCCAGCCCGATACCCACAGAGCCACAGACACCCATGGATGCGGACAAAGCCTCCATATATCG GCATCCCCTGTTCCCTCTCTTGGCCCTGCTGTTTGAGAAGTGTGAACAGTCCACGCTGAGCTCTGATTGCATCACCTCGGCCAGCTTTGACGTGGACATTGAGAACTTTGTCCGCAGTCAGGAGAAGGAAGGCAAACCCTTCTTCAGCGAGGACCCTGAACTTGACAACTTG ATGGTGAAAGCCATCCAGGTGCTGCGGATCCACCTGCTCGAGCTGGAGAAGGTGAGTGACCTGTGTAAGGACTTCTGCAGCCGCTACATCGCCTGCCTCAAGACTAAGATGAACAGCGAGACTCTGCTGAGTGGAGATCCAGGGAGCCCCTACTCCCCCATACAAGGCCAGGTTCAGGGCTTTTCCCCCACCAAGACTCTG ACCCCCAGCTCCATCTCAGGGACTATCAGTCCTCAGGGTCAAATTGTGGTGCCAGCGTCAGCTCTGCAGCAAGGGAACGTTACAGTGACAGCAGTCAACCCCACCCAGGTGGTCGCAGGTATGTCGCCATGGCATACAACCGCTCCCTCAG GTGGCACGGTGTATCAGCCTGTTACAGTCGTCACTCCTCAGGGCCAGGTGGTAACACAGGCTCTATCTCCTGGGACAATACGCGTCCAAAACAATCAG ctgcagctgcagtttCACCAGGACCTGAACCTCTTTAATCACGACGACAACTCAACTAAGAACAAACGCGGCGTTCTACCCAAACACGCCACTAATGTCATGCGCTCGTGGCTCTTCCAGCACATCGGG CACCCATATCCAACAGAGGATGAAAAGAAACAGATCGCCACTCAGACAAACCTGACACTTCTGCAAGTCAACAACTG GTTTATAAATGCACGGAGGCGGATCCTGCAGCCCATGTTGGACGCCAGCTCCTCGGAGACCCCAAAAGCCAAGAAGAAGACCCCACAAAACCGGCCACTGCAGCGCTTCTGGCCGGACTCCATCGCCACTGGGGGAGGCAACCAGCAGCAAGTGACCATGCCTGACG GCACCATGGTGACGATGAACATGGAGGGTCTGCAGAGCTTGACGTCAGACGGCGCCACACTGGCGGTACAGCAGGTGATGCTGGGAGGCCACAGTGAAGACGAGTCGGGGGACAGCGGAGATGAGGACGATGACACGGACATGGCCGGGCTGGGCCTGGACAACAGCGACTCATTGCAGTAG